A window of Aerococcus urinae contains these coding sequences:
- the rpoC gene encoding DNA-directed RNA polymerase subunit beta', which produces MVDVNKFESIKIGLASPDKIRSWSYGEVKKPETINYRTLKPEKDGLFCERIFGPTKDYECACGKYKRIRYAGVVCDRCGVEVTKAKVRRERMGHLELASPVTHIWYFKGIPSRMGLILDMSPRSLEEVIYFASHVVIDGGDTPLAPKQLLSEREYREYKAEYGDRFQAGIGAEAIKELLRRVDLDSECAELKEELRTAKGQKRTRAIRRLDIMDAFRKSGNKPEWMVLDVIPVIPPELRPMVQLDGGRFATSDLNDLYRRVINRNNRLKRLLDLNAPNIIVQNEKRMLQEAVDALVDNGRRGRPVTGPGNRPLKSLSHMLKGKQGRFRQNLLGKRVDYSGRSVIAIGPHLQFYQCGLPKEMALELFKPFLIRELVDREIATNAKHAKRMIERKDDAVWEPLGEIMREHPVLLNRAPTLHRLGIQAFEPVLVEGKAIRLHPLACEAYNADFDGDQMAVHLPLGEEAQAEARILMLAASHILNPKDGQPVVTPSQDMVLGNYYLTQEEAGMTGEGMKISSLSEAHIAYTNGAAQLHTRVVISPKHFPKYAWTDQQKEQLMVTSIGKLFFNEIMPADFAYINEPTSENLNGQTADRFFVNPGEDTGKAIAQLETTAPFKKGYLEEIIAAIFKRLKVTETSQFLDRLKALGYYYSTKSGITVGIADITVLDAKDQHVDKGHKRVDNIMKQYRRGLITDDERYDQVISTWNDVKNDIEDELKHSLSPDNPFFIMMDSGARGNISNFTQLAGMRGLMAGPSGKIIELPVTSNFREGLSVQEMFISTHGARKGMTDTALKTADSGYLTRRLVDVAQDVIIRENDCGTDRGLTVSAIKEGNEMIESLAERLTGRYIQKTVRDPKTGEVLAHHNELVSPETAAKIEAAGFKHVTIRSAFTCRTRHGVCKYCYGSDLATNGEVEVGEAVGIVAAQSIGEPGTQLTMRTFHTGGVAGDDITQGLPRVQEIVEARHPKGQAVITEVTGEVVAIDIEEETRTKTVTVKGETDEREYKVPYTARMKVSEGDLIERGAQLTEGSIDPKELLRITNSLTVENYMLAEIQRVYRQQGVDINDKHVEVLLRQMMRKVRVLDPGASDLLPGHLMDIGEFEDANEEIIKTGQQPATCQPVLLGITKAALETKSFLSAASFQETTKVLTDAAISGKRDELLGLKENVIIGKIIPAGTGVGRYRHMEPEKLGVEQVVEVPAHEPSDNENPAEIATITKPIDENYSGMP; this is translated from the coding sequence TTGGTCGATGTAAATAAATTTGAAAGTATAAAAATTGGTTTAGCCTCACCAGATAAGATCCGTTCTTGGTCTTATGGTGAAGTCAAGAAACCAGAAACAATCAACTACCGTACCCTAAAACCAGAAAAAGACGGTCTTTTCTGTGAACGTATTTTTGGGCCAACCAAGGACTATGAATGTGCTTGTGGCAAGTATAAACGGATCCGTTATGCGGGTGTAGTTTGTGACCGCTGTGGAGTTGAAGTGACCAAGGCCAAAGTCCGTCGTGAACGGATGGGCCATTTGGAATTAGCTTCACCAGTTACCCACATTTGGTACTTTAAAGGCATTCCAAGTCGGATGGGCCTGATTTTAGATATGAGCCCACGGTCCTTAGAAGAAGTGATTTATTTTGCTTCTCACGTAGTGATTGACGGTGGTGACACGCCTTTAGCTCCTAAGCAATTGCTTTCTGAACGGGAATACCGGGAGTATAAGGCGGAATATGGTGACCGTTTCCAAGCGGGCATTGGTGCCGAAGCCATTAAGGAACTTCTACGCCGCGTAGACCTTGATAGTGAATGTGCGGAATTAAAAGAAGAATTACGGACTGCCAAGGGTCAAAAACGGACCCGGGCGATCCGTCGCTTAGACATCATGGATGCCTTTAGAAAATCCGGCAATAAACCGGAATGGATGGTTCTCGATGTGATCCCAGTGATCCCACCTGAACTCCGTCCCATGGTGCAACTAGATGGGGGCCGTTTCGCAACTAGTGACTTAAACGACCTCTACCGCCGGGTAATTAACCGGAACAACCGTCTAAAACGTTTGTTAGACCTCAACGCACCAAATATTATTGTTCAAAATGAAAAACGGATGCTCCAAGAAGCCGTTGACGCCTTAGTCGATAATGGCCGTCGGGGACGTCCTGTGACTGGGCCGGGTAACCGCCCATTGAAATCCCTCTCCCATATGTTGAAAGGGAAGCAAGGTCGTTTCCGTCAAAACCTCTTAGGGAAACGGGTGGACTATTCTGGACGTTCCGTTATTGCCATTGGACCGCACTTACAATTCTATCAATGTGGTCTGCCTAAGGAAATGGCACTAGAACTCTTTAAACCATTCTTGATTCGGGAATTGGTGGACCGTGAAATTGCCACCAATGCTAAACATGCTAAACGGATGATTGAACGTAAGGATGACGCTGTTTGGGAACCCCTCGGAGAGATCATGCGTGAACACCCGGTATTGCTTAACCGGGCGCCTACCCTCCACCGTTTAGGGATCCAAGCCTTTGAACCAGTCTTGGTTGAAGGAAAGGCCATCCGTCTTCACCCCTTAGCCTGTGAAGCTTATAATGCCGACTTTGACGGGGACCAAATGGCGGTCCACTTACCTTTAGGAGAAGAAGCCCAAGCTGAAGCTCGTATCTTAATGCTGGCCGCTTCCCACATCCTAAACCCTAAAGATGGTCAACCAGTGGTTACCCCATCCCAAGACATGGTCTTAGGGAACTACTACTTGACCCAAGAAGAAGCCGGAATGACTGGGGAAGGCATGAAGATTTCCTCACTCAGCGAAGCCCATATTGCTTATACCAATGGGGCCGCTCAATTGCATACCCGGGTCGTGATTAGTCCGAAACACTTCCCTAAATATGCATGGACCGACCAACAAAAAGAACAATTAATGGTTACTTCTATTGGTAAATTGTTCTTTAATGAGATCATGCCGGCTGACTTTGCTTATATTAATGAGCCCACTTCAGAAAACTTAAATGGTCAAACCGCAGATCGTTTCTTCGTCAACCCTGGGGAAGATACCGGTAAAGCCATTGCTCAATTAGAGACCACGGCGCCATTTAAGAAGGGCTACTTAGAAGAAATTATTGCTGCAATCTTTAAGCGTTTGAAGGTTACTGAAACCTCCCAATTCTTAGACCGCTTGAAGGCTTTAGGTTACTACTACTCCACCAAGTCAGGGATTACCGTTGGGATTGCTGATATTACCGTTTTAGATGCCAAGGACCAACACGTGGACAAGGGGCACAAACGCGTTGACAATATCATGAAGCAATACCGTCGTGGTTTAATTACCGATGACGAACGCTATGACCAAGTCATCAGCACTTGGAATGATGTTAAAAACGACATTGAAGACGAATTGAAACACAGTCTGTCTCCAGACAACCCATTCTTTATCATGATGGACTCTGGTGCTCGTGGTAACATCTCCAACTTTACCCAATTAGCGGGGATGCGTGGTTTGATGGCGGGGCCAAGTGGTAAGATTATTGAACTGCCAGTTACTTCTAACTTCCGTGAAGGGCTATCGGTTCAAGAAATGTTTATCTCCACTCACGGGGCACGTAAAGGGATGACCGATACCGCCTTGAAGACGGCCGACTCTGGTTACCTAACCCGTCGTCTGGTTGATGTGGCCCAAGACGTGATTATCCGTGAAAATGATTGTGGAACCGACCGTGGCTTGACCGTTTCAGCCATTAAAGAAGGTAATGAAATGATCGAAAGCCTGGCTGAACGTCTAACTGGTCGTTATATCCAAAAAACTGTCCGTGATCCAAAAACCGGTGAAGTCCTCGCTCACCACAATGAACTGGTTTCACCAGAAACCGCAGCTAAAATTGAAGCTGCTGGCTTCAAACATGTTACTATTCGCTCTGCCTTTACCTGCCGGACCCGCCATGGGGTATGTAAGTACTGCTATGGTTCTGACTTGGCAACTAATGGTGAAGTGGAAGTCGGTGAAGCAGTTGGTATCGTGGCTGCCCAATCCATTGGGGAACCTGGTACCCAGTTGACCATGCGTACCTTCCATACCGGTGGGGTTGCCGGGGATGATATTACCCAAGGTTTGCCTCGTGTTCAAGAAATCGTTGAAGCCCGTCATCCAAAAGGGCAAGCGGTGATTACTGAAGTGACCGGGGAAGTCGTGGCCATTGATATTGAAGAAGAAACCCGGACCAAGACGGTTACCGTCAAAGGGGAAACCGACGAACGGGAATACAAGGTGCCTTACACTGCCCGTATGAAGGTTAGTGAAGGTGACTTAATTGAACGCGGTGCCCAATTAACAGAAGGGTCCATTGATCCCAAAGAATTGCTCCGGATCACTAATTCCCTCACCGTAGAAAACTACATGTTAGCGGAAATCCAACGGGTTTACCGTCAACAAGGGGTGGACATTAACGATAAGCACGTGGAAGTCCTCCTACGTCAAATGATGCGTAAGGTAAGAGTCTTAGACCCAGGCGCTTCTGACTTGTTGCCAGGACATTTAATGGACATTGGTGAATTTGAAGACGCCAATGAGGAAATCATTAAGACTGGCCAACAACCAGCTACCTGTCAACCAGTCCTCCTAGGAATTACCAAGGCAGCCTTGGAAACCAAGTCCTTCCTATCTGCCGCGTCCTTCCAAGAAACTACCAAGGTCCTCACTGACGCTGCCATTAGCGGTAAACGGGACGAGTTACTTGGATTGAAAGAAAACGTCATTATTGGTAAGATAATTCCTGCTGGTACTGGTGTCGGTCGCTACCGTCACATGGAACCAGAAAAATTAGGTGTGGAACAAGTTGTTGAAGTGCCGGCCCATGAGCCATCTGACAACGAAAACCCAGCCGAAATTGCGACAATTACCAAACCAATCGATGAAAACTATAGCGGTATGCCTTAA
- the rpoB gene encoding DNA-directed RNA polymerase subunit beta — translation MAGHNVEYGKHRVRRSYSRINEVLELPNLIEIQTESYRWLLDKGIREMFSDISPIEDHGGKLALEFVDYSFQEPKYDMSESRQQDTNYAAPMYVKLRLINSETGEIKDQEVFFGDFPLMTDSGTFIINGSERVIVSQLVRSPGVYYNDKVDKNGKLSYGATVIPNRGAWLEMETDAKDISYVRIDRTRKLQMTVLMRALGFGSDDQIRELFGDSETLSLTLEKDVHKNPSDSRTEEALKDIYERLRPGEPKTAESSRNLLNTRFFDPRRYDLAAVGRYKINKKLDLKSRLYKQTLAENLVDNETGEIVLEAGTVFTREVLDDISDKLDNGLGLVTVYPNDDAVITDPVDIQLIKIVAPKDPERVVHVIGNAMQNSDYKSLTVADVLTAMNYFLNLYEGLGTTDDIDHLGNRRIRSVGELLQNQLRIGLSRMERVVRERMSIQDIDTVTPQQLINIRPVVASIREFFGSSQLSQFMDQNNPLSELTHKRRLSALGPGGLTRDRAGYEVRDVHYSHYGRMCPIETPEGPNIGLINSLATYAKINDFGFIETPYRRVDWNTHKVTDKIDYLTADEEDRFVIAQGNTPLNEDGSFATDTIMARKIEENIEVSPEEVDYMDVSPKQVVSVATACIPFLENDDSNRALMGANMQRQAVPLLNPHAPLVGTGMEYKAAHDSGAAVTCKRAGVVDYVDAREIRVRTEEGALDKYELVKFYRSNASSCYNQTPLVRKGDQVDKDEILANGPSMEGGELALGQNPIIAFMTWDGYNYEDAVVLSERLVKEDVYTSIHIDELESEARDTKLGPEEITREIPNVGEDALRNLDENGIIRIGAEVTDGDILVGKVTPKGVTELSPEEHLLHAIFGEKAREVRDTSLRVPHGGGGIVNDVKVFHRENGDELKPGVSMMVRVYIIQKRKIQVGDKMAGRHGNKGVVSIVLPEEDMPYLPDGTPVDICLNPLGVPSRMNIGQVLELHLGMAARNLGIHVATPVFDGAQDEDIWETVKEAGMAEDAKTVLYDGRTGEPFDNRVSVGVMYYLKLSHMVDDKLHARSIGPYSLVTQQPLGGKAQFGGQRFGEMEVWALEAYGAAYTLQEILTYKSDDVVGRVQTYEAIVKGDPIPKPSVPESFRVLVKELQSLGLDIQVLDESDKELDLRDEDPVQVTRRDHKENQEQEDEDKDKNQEEKQSEGNDEEIIAKKQANE, via the coding sequence ATGGCAGGACATAATGTTGAATACGGCAAACACCGCGTACGGCGTTCTTACTCGCGCATCAATGAAGTGCTCGAGTTGCCAAACTTGATTGAGATTCAAACCGAATCTTATCGTTGGTTATTGGATAAGGGCATTCGGGAAATGTTTAGTGATATTTCACCGATTGAAGACCACGGAGGCAAATTGGCCCTAGAATTCGTGGACTATTCCTTCCAAGAACCTAAATATGACATGTCTGAATCGCGTCAACAAGACACTAACTATGCGGCGCCAATGTATGTTAAATTGCGTTTAATCAATAGCGAAACCGGTGAAATTAAGGACCAAGAAGTTTTCTTTGGGGACTTCCCATTGATGACTGATAGTGGGACCTTCATTATTAACGGTTCTGAACGGGTTATTGTTTCGCAATTGGTCCGTTCCCCAGGGGTTTACTACAATGATAAAGTAGACAAAAATGGGAAACTTTCTTATGGAGCTACCGTAATTCCTAACCGGGGTGCTTGGTTAGAAATGGAAACCGATGCCAAGGATATTTCTTATGTACGGATTGATCGGACCCGTAAGCTACAAATGACTGTGTTAATGCGGGCCCTAGGCTTTGGTTCTGATGACCAAATCCGTGAACTTTTTGGTGACAGTGAAACTCTGAGTCTAACCTTAGAAAAAGATGTCCACAAGAACCCATCGGACTCCCGGACTGAAGAAGCCTTAAAAGATATTTATGAGCGCCTCCGTCCTGGTGAACCAAAAACCGCTGAATCCTCCCGTAACTTATTAAATACGCGTTTCTTCGACCCACGTCGTTATGACTTGGCTGCTGTTGGGCGCTACAAGATCAATAAGAAATTAGACTTGAAATCCCGTCTATATAAACAAACCCTAGCAGAAAACTTAGTCGACAATGAGACTGGTGAAATTGTCCTCGAAGCAGGGACTGTCTTCACCCGTGAAGTCTTAGATGACATTAGCGACAAGTTAGATAATGGCCTCGGTTTAGTGACGGTTTATCCAAATGATGATGCGGTGATTACTGATCCCGTTGACATTCAATTAATTAAGATCGTGGCACCGAAGGACCCAGAACGTGTTGTTCATGTCATCGGTAACGCTATGCAAAATTCTGACTATAAGTCCTTAACCGTTGCTGACGTTTTAACTGCAATGAACTATTTCTTAAACCTTTATGAAGGCTTAGGAACTACCGACGATATCGACCACTTGGGTAACCGTCGGATCCGTTCTGTGGGTGAATTGTTACAAAACCAACTCCGTATCGGTTTAAGCCGGATGGAACGGGTGGTAAGAGAGAGAATGTCTATCCAAGACATCGATACGGTTACCCCCCAACAATTGATTAATATCCGCCCAGTGGTGGCATCGATTCGTGAATTCTTTGGGTCATCCCAATTATCCCAATTCATGGACCAAAACAACCCACTTTCTGAGTTGACGCACAAACGTCGTCTCTCTGCCTTGGGACCTGGTGGTTTGACCCGGGACCGGGCCGGTTACGAAGTGCGTGACGTTCACTACTCTCACTATGGTCGGATGTGTCCAATTGAAACTCCTGAAGGACCTAACATTGGTCTGATCAACTCCTTGGCGACTTATGCTAAGATTAATGACTTTGGTTTCATTGAAACCCCATACCGCCGGGTGGACTGGAATACCCACAAGGTTACCGATAAGATTGACTACCTAACAGCGGATGAAGAAGACCGTTTTGTTATTGCTCAAGGGAACACGCCTTTAAATGAGGATGGTTCTTTTGCGACCGATACCATTATGGCACGTAAGATTGAAGAAAATATTGAAGTTTCACCAGAAGAAGTCGACTACATGGACGTTTCCCCTAAACAGGTGGTTTCTGTGGCAACGGCATGTATTCCTTTCTTGGAAAACGACGACTCCAACCGGGCCTTGATGGGGGCCAACATGCAACGGCAAGCGGTGCCGCTCTTAAACCCTCATGCACCTTTAGTAGGGACCGGGATGGAATACAAGGCTGCCCATGACTCCGGGGCTGCAGTGACCTGTAAGCGGGCCGGTGTGGTGGACTATGTCGATGCCCGTGAAATTCGTGTCCGTACCGAAGAAGGCGCCTTAGATAAGTATGAATTAGTGAAATTCTACCGGTCTAACGCCAGCTCCTGCTACAACCAAACTCCATTGGTACGCAAGGGTGACCAAGTGGACAAGGACGAAATCCTCGCCAACGGACCTTCTATGGAAGGTGGGGAATTAGCCCTGGGGCAAAACCCAATCATCGCCTTCATGACCTGGGATGGTTATAACTATGAAGACGCGGTTGTTCTTTCCGAACGTTTGGTGAAAGAAGACGTCTATACCTCAATCCATATTGACGAACTTGAATCTGAAGCCCGTGACACCAAATTAGGGCCAGAAGAAATCACCCGGGAAATTCCTAATGTGGGTGAAGATGCTCTCCGCAACCTCGATGAAAACGGGATTATCCGCATCGGTGCGGAAGTCACTGATGGCGACATCTTAGTGGGTAAAGTAACCCCTAAAGGAGTGACTGAACTCAGTCCTGAAGAACACCTACTCCATGCCATCTTTGGTGAAAAAGCCCGTGAAGTCCGTGATACTTCCTTACGGGTACCTCATGGTGGCGGTGGTATTGTTAACGACGTTAAAGTCTTCCACCGTGAAAATGGCGACGAACTCAAACCTGGCGTTTCCATGATGGTCCGGGTCTACATTATCCAAAAACGGAAGATCCAAGTTGGGGATAAAATGGCTGGTCGTCATGGTAACAAAGGGGTTGTTTCTATTGTTTTACCAGAAGAAGACATGCCTTACCTACCAGACGGAACCCCAGTCGATATCTGCTTGAACCCATTAGGGGTGCCTTCACGGATGAATATCGGACAGGTGTTAGAACTTCACTTGGGAATGGCTGCCCGGAACTTAGGTATCCATGTGGCAACCCCAGTATTTGACGGGGCCCAAGACGAAGACATTTGGGAAACCGTTAAAGAAGCCGGCATGGCTGAAGACGCTAAGACCGTTCTTTACGACGGCCGGACCGGTGAACCTTTTGATAACCGTGTTTCTGTAGGGGTTATGTACTACTTGAAACTCTCCCACATGGTCGACGACAAGCTCCATGCGCGTTCCATTGGACCTTACTCCCTGGTTACCCAACAACCACTTGGTGGTAAAGCGCAATTCGGGGGACAACGTTTCGGGGAAATGGAAGTTTGGGCTCTTGAAGCTTACGGTGCGGCTTACACCCTACAAGAAATCCTTACCTATAAATCAGACGACGTGGTAGGCCGGGTGCAAACCTACGAAGCCATTGTGAAGGGCGATCCAATTCCTAAGCCAAGCGTACCGGAATCCTTTCGCGTGCTCGTCAAAGAGTTACAATCCCTAGGTTTAGACATCCAAGTCCTCGATGAAAGTGACAAGGAACTTGACTTACGTGATGAAGACCCAGTCCAAGTCACCCGTCGTGATCACAAAGAAAATCAAGAACAAGAAGATGAAGACAAGGATAAGAACCAAGAAGAAAAACAAAGCGAAGGCAATGACGAAGAAATCATCGCCAAAAAACAAGCAAATGAATAG
- the msrA gene encoding peptide-methionine (S)-S-oxide reductase MsrA: MERAIFAGGCFWCMVQPFDQLPGIEAVVSGYTGGHIANPSYQEVKSGKTGHTEAVEISFDNAIISYEELLEIYWQQTDPTDAMGQFEDRGSSYRPEIFYLSEDQRQAAEASKAALAASGRFDDPIVTQITPAGPFYPAEDYHQDFYKKSPDKYQADESAIARHQFIENKWK, translated from the coding sequence ATAGAACGTGCAATCTTTGCGGGAGGGTGTTTCTGGTGCATGGTCCAACCCTTCGACCAATTGCCAGGCATTGAAGCGGTCGTTTCTGGCTATACGGGAGGGCACATCGCTAACCCCAGTTACCAAGAAGTGAAAAGTGGCAAAACCGGCCACACCGAAGCGGTAGAGATCAGCTTCGATAACGCCATTATCTCTTACGAAGAATTGCTGGAGATTTACTGGCAACAAACTGACCCTACCGATGCTATGGGCCAGTTTGAAGACCGGGGTTCATCATACCGTCCCGAAATCTTCTACTTATCTGAAGACCAACGCCAAGCTGCTGAAGCTTCCAAAGCAGCCCTAGCCGCTAGCGGGCGTTTCGATGACCCTATCGTCACCCAAATCACCCCCGCCGGCCCCTTCTACCCAGCAGAAGACTACCACCAAGACTTCTATAAGAAGAGCCCCGATAAATACCAAGCCGACGAAAGCGCCATCGCCCGCCACCAATTCATCGAAAATAAATGGAAATAA
- a CDS encoding glycerophosphodiester phosphodiesterase: MKLYAHRGYSTRYPENTMLSFIKAYEAGADGIECDVQLTLDGQVVICHDERLDRTANATGWLRDYNYADLRGLRFDRLHLQDSNLDLVRIPHLSELLAWAELLDSTLNIELKTGLFPYPGLVEAVVDLVEDYQMQDRVIISSFNHQSMLKVKVLAPDLTCAFLQENYLENPGAYCAARGVDYYHPDYKLLDPATVNNLHDHGIKINAWTVDDRKVYKKFKGWDLAGVITNDSHYLESAPVLASY, translated from the coding sequence ATGAAATTATATGCCCACCGTGGTTATAGCACCCGCTATCCGGAAAATACTATGCTGTCCTTTATTAAGGCTTATGAAGCTGGGGCGGATGGGATTGAGTGTGATGTTCAATTGACCTTGGATGGCCAGGTAGTCATTTGCCACGATGAGCGTTTAGACCGGACTGCTAATGCGACTGGTTGGCTGCGTGACTATAACTATGCGGACTTGCGTGGCCTCCGCTTTGACCGTCTCCACCTCCAGGACTCTAATCTCGACCTAGTTCGTATTCCCCATTTAAGCGAATTACTAGCCTGGGCTGAACTCTTGGACTCGACCTTGAATATTGAGTTAAAGACGGGACTTTTCCCTTATCCTGGCTTAGTTGAAGCGGTAGTTGACTTGGTCGAGGACTACCAGATGCAAGACCGGGTGATTATCTCTTCTTTTAACCACCAGAGTATGCTTAAGGTCAAGGTCTTGGCGCCTGACCTGACCTGTGCTTTCTTACAGGAAAATTATCTTGAAAACCCAGGAGCCTATTGTGCGGCTCGGGGAGTGGACTACTATCACCCTGACTACAAACTACTTGACCCGGCCACGGTGAATAACTTGCACGATCACGGCATTAAGATTAACGCTTGGACAGTCGATGATCGCAAGGTCTATAAGAAATTTAAGGGCTGGGACCTGGCGGGAGTTATTACTAATGATAGCCACTACCTAGAAAGTGCTCCAGTTTTAGCAAGTTATTAA
- a CDS encoding PFL family protein → MEINDILETVNMIAKDHLDVRTITMGISLLDCCDTNIERSCEKIKQKISQKAKNLVPVADQLSRQLGIPIINKRLSVTPIAHLVAVSGGDPVRYAKCLDQVTKDIGIDLVGGYSALVQKGFAAGDRALIESIPQALSETDNVCSSVNIGSTRSGINLDAVALMGQTIRQAAEVTKDRQCVGATKLVVFCNAVEDNPFMAGAFHGSGEADCEINVGVSGPGVVRQALERLPKDAPINQVAETIKKTAFKVTRMGQLIGSQASKALGVPFGIVDISLAPTPAVGDSVARILESMGLETVGGHGTVATLAILNDAVKKGGLMAAERVGGLSGAFIPVSEDEGMIAGAQAGVLDLQTLTAMTAVCSVGLDMIAVPGETTAEVLAAIIADEAAIGMINGKTTAVRLIPAIGYQAGDCLEFGGLFGSAPIMPLKTASPEVFIHRGGHIPAPIQGLKN, encoded by the coding sequence ATAGAAATTAATGATATTCTAGAAACCGTCAATATGATTGCCAAGGACCACCTCGATGTCCGTACCATCACCATGGGGATCTCCTTACTCGATTGTTGTGACACCAATATCGAGCGGTCCTGTGAGAAAATTAAACAAAAAATCAGCCAAAAGGCCAAAAATTTAGTGCCGGTGGCTGATCAGTTGAGTCGGCAATTGGGGATACCGATTATTAATAAGCGCCTCTCGGTGACTCCAATTGCTCATCTGGTGGCTGTTTCTGGTGGGGACCCAGTCCGTTACGCCAAATGCTTGGACCAAGTGACTAAGGATATTGGCATTGACCTAGTGGGGGGCTATTCCGCCCTGGTTCAAAAAGGCTTTGCTGCGGGAGACCGGGCCTTGATTGAATCCATTCCCCAAGCCTTAAGTGAAACTGACAATGTTTGTTCTTCAGTTAATATCGGTTCCACCCGGTCAGGGATTAACTTAGATGCTGTCGCTCTAATGGGGCAAACCATCCGCCAAGCCGCTGAAGTCACCAAAGACCGGCAATGTGTCGGGGCTACCAAGCTGGTCGTCTTCTGTAATGCGGTAGAGGATAATCCTTTTATGGCGGGGGCCTTCCACGGCAGTGGGGAGGCTGATTGTGAGATCAATGTCGGAGTTTCTGGCCCTGGGGTGGTTCGTCAAGCCTTAGAACGTCTGCCAAAAGATGCGCCGATTAATCAAGTGGCTGAAACCATCAAAAAGACCGCCTTTAAAGTCACCCGCATGGGGCAGTTAATCGGAAGTCAAGCTTCAAAAGCCTTAGGGGTACCTTTTGGAATTGTGGATATTTCCCTAGCCCCTACCCCTGCGGTGGGCGATTCGGTAGCTCGGATCTTAGAAAGTATGGGCTTGGAAACCGTGGGTGGTCACGGGACAGTGGCGACCCTAGCTATCCTTAATGACGCCGTGAAGAAGGGTGGCTTGATGGCGGCTGAACGCGTAGGTGGACTCTCAGGGGCCTTTATCCCAGTTTCAGAAGATGAAGGGATGATTGCTGGTGCCCAAGCTGGAGTCTTGGACCTACAAACTTTGACTGCTATGACCGCAGTCTGCTCAGTGGGGCTAGACATGATTGCCGTACCTGGTGAAACCACAGCTGAAGTCTTAGCGGCTATTATTGCCGATGAAGCCGCTATTGGGATGATTAACGGGAAGACCACAGCGGTCCGTTTAATTCCTGCTATTGGTTACCAAGCTGGAGACTGCTTAGAATTTGGTGGTCTCTTTGGTTCGGCGCCAATCATGCCGCTAAAGACCGCTTCACCGGAAGTCTTTATCCACCGCGGAGGCCACATTCCTGCGCCAATTCAAGGTTTGAAAAATTAA
- a CDS encoding ACT domain-containing protein has translation MNAVITVVGIDQVGILAKVSTACAENQVNIVDVAQTVMDNYFTMTMLVTVDEGQVAFDDFQESVENLIPGMQITVMHEDIFKAMHRL, from the coding sequence ATGAATGCGGTAATTACTGTTGTAGGTATTGATCAAGTTGGAATTTTGGCTAAGGTAAGTACGGCCTGTGCCGAGAACCAGGTGAATATTGTGGATGTCGCTCAAACGGTAATGGATAATTATTTCACCATGACCATGCTTGTGACAGTCGATGAAGGGCAAGTTGCTTTTGATGATTTCCAAGAAAGCGTCGAAAATTTAATACCAGGCATGCAGATTACGGTCATGCACGAAGATATCTTTAAGGCCATGCATCGTTTATAG